The Planctomycetaceae bacterium genome includes the window GCGTGGTTGATGGTCCGCGGCCCGCAGGTTGGCGCGACGACGGCGGCGCAGCTCGACGACCTCTACCGCCTTGGGCCCGGCGGATACCGGAGGGCCTATGGCCGCTGACATGAAAATCAAGTCGCTGGCCCCGTGGTTCGGCGGCAAGCGCACGCTGGCGCCGCGGATCTGCGCCGAACTGGGCAAGCACACGCAGTACTTCGAGCCGTTCGCGGGATCTCTGGCGATCATTCTGGCCAAGGCACCTTCGCAGAAAGAGACGGTCAACGACCTCCACGGCGACATGATCAACCTGGCCCGCGTCGTCGCCGATCGCCTGGCCGCTGAAGATCTGTACGACCGGCTGCAGCGCGTGGTCTTTTCCGAAGGCCTGATCCGTGAGGCGCAGTGGACGCTCAAGGACACACCGGTGCCAGAGGGCGGCTGCGGGCCTAACGCCGTCGAGAGGTCTTACTGGTACTTCCTGGCCTGCTGGATGGGCCGCAACGGAACGTCCGGCACCGCGCGCGTGGATTATCAGATCGCCGTGCGCTGGACCAAGAACGGCGGTTCGCCCACTGTGCGGTTTCGCAACGCAGCCGACAGCCTGCCGGCCTGGCATCGCCGCCTGCAGAACGTCGTCATCCTGCGGCGGGACGCCTTCGAGATCCTGCCGCGATTCGAGGACGTGCCTCAGACCGCCATCTACGCCGACCCGCCCTACACCGACGAAAGCCGCGGGGACAAGCCCGGCCAGACGCGCTGCCCGGACCATCGCTACCAGCACGAGTTCCGACATGCCTCGACGCTGCTGGACGTCAGCGACCACCAGAGGCTCCATGACGTCCTGGCGACCTTCAGAGAGGCCCGAGTCGTCGTCAGCTACTACGACTGCCCTCGCGTTCGGGCGCTCTATGAGGGCTGGACGTTCGTCGACTGCATGATGAATAAGAACCTTCACGCCCAGAACGGCCGAGGAGCCCGCGCGAAAGTCGCCCCCGAGGTCCTGATCATCAACGGGCCGTCGTACACAAGCACGGCAAGCTCTTGGCGTGGGCCGGAGACAGCAGTTCCAGTTGAAGAGGGGGCCGATGATCGTCCTTAAGCCCATCTCGTTTCGACAAGCCTGCGCCTTCATCGTCGAACATCACAGGCACCACAAGCCGCCTCAGGGCTGCAAATTCTGCATCAGTGCAGTCGTGGGTGATCAGATCGTCGCTGTGGCTGTGGTGGGCCGCCCAGTGGCTCGGAGGCTCGACGATGGGGTGACCGCTGAAGTAACGCGGTTGTGCACCGACGGCACGCGCCACGCAGCCAGCAAGCTCTACAGCGCATGCTGGCGCGCCGCAAGGGCCATGGGCTATCAGCGGATGATCACGTACATCCTTGGTTGCGAAACCGGTACAAGTTTGCGCGCGGCGGGATGGAAGCTGGTGGGTACTGCTGGCGGCGGGACATGGAGCCGCCCCAGCCGCCCCCGTTGCGACAATGCCCCCACGGCTGCCAAGTCTCGTTTTGAGGTTACGGAGGGCTGCGATGGCCACTAAGACGCTCTTCGACGCGACGCGGATGTCGATGCACCAGGCGATAGACCTGACCATCGAGTCCATGCGGACGCACGGGCCTCGGCTGGACCACTGGGCGTTCGCCTGGTCGGGCGGCAAGGACTCGACGGCCGCTCTGACGTTCGTCATCGCCATGATGGAGAAGGGGCTGATCCCCCGGCCGCAGTCCATCACCGTCCTTCAGGCCGACACGCGATTGGAGATCCTGCCGCTGATGATCTCGGCACAGGCCATCGCCGCAGAACTGCGCGACCGGGGCATCGAGCACCACGTGGTAGTGCCCGAGCTCGACCAGCGGTTCTTCGTCTATATGTTCGGCCGCGGGGTGCCCCCGCCCAAGAACCGGTTCCGCTGGTGCACGTCGCAGCTCAAGATCAAGCCCATGGAGGCCAAGCTGCGCCAACTTGCCCGCGACAAGGGCACTAAGTTTCTGACGATCACGGGCGTTCGCCAGGGCGAGTCGGCCCATCGCGACGGCACCATCGCCATGTCCTGCGGCGTCGACGGCGCCGAGTGCCGCGGCTGCCCTAACCGCTGCCGCCGATGCCTGGTCCCCAAGCGGGAAGGGCCCATCCGCCTGTTGCCCATCCGAGAGGGCTTCGACGTGCTGGACAACAACATCCTGGCCACGCCGCCCGAGCACCTCGATGGCGTGCTGGAGATGCTTAGGAGACAGAAGGCCCGCCCGCGATTCACCGGAGGCCTCGAGGCCAGCCGCTTTAGCGAGGCCGTCGCCGCCAAGATCCTCTCGGTCAATCCAGACGTGATGTTCTTCGCCTACGACCGGCCCGGAGAAAAGCGGCATGTCGCCCAAGCCTTCCGCCTCATCAGAGAAATCAGCGGCTGGTCGCCCGGCGTTATGAAGCACC containing:
- a CDS encoding DNA adenine methylase, yielding MAADMKIKSLAPWFGGKRTLAPRICAELGKHTQYFEPFAGSLAIILAKAPSQKETVNDLHGDMINLARVVADRLAAEDLYDRLQRVVFSEGLIREAQWTLKDTPVPEGGCGPNAVERSYWYFLACWMGRNGTSGTARVDYQIAVRWTKNGGSPTVRFRNAADSLPAWHRRLQNVVILRRDAFEILPRFEDVPQTAIYADPPYTDESRGDKPGQTRCPDHRYQHEFRHASTLLDVSDHQRLHDVLATFREARVVVSYYDCPRVRALYEGWTFVDCMMNKNLHAQNGRGARAKVAPEVLIINGPSYTSTASSWRGPETAVPVEEGADDRP
- a CDS encoding XF1762 family protein; amino-acid sequence: MIVLKPISFRQACAFIVEHHRHHKPPQGCKFCISAVVGDQIVAVAVVGRPVARRLDDGVTAEVTRLCTDGTRHAASKLYSACWRAARAMGYQRMITYILGCETGTSLRAAGWKLVGTAGGGTWSRPSRPRCDNAPTAAKSRFEVTEGCDGH
- a CDS encoding phosphoadenosine phosphosulfate reductase family protein; protein product: MATKTLFDATRMSMHQAIDLTIESMRTHGPRLDHWAFAWSGGKDSTAALTFVIAMMEKGLIPRPQSITVLQADTRLEILPLMISAQAIAAELRDRGIEHHVVVPELDQRFFVYMFGRGVPPPKNRFRWCTSQLKIKPMEAKLRQLARDKGTKFLTITGVRQGESAHRDGTIAMSCGVDGAECRGCPNRCRRCLVPKREGPIRLLPIREGFDVLDNNILATPPEHLDGVLEMLRRQKARPRFTGGLEASRFSEAVAAKILSVNPDVMFFAYDRPGEKRHVAQAFRLIREISGWSPGVMKHHVGCYILCGYEGDTIADAEKRIAWVISQGVRAYPMFYRDENNTKRPSPWHDLIGGTLCFGAK